The genomic window TCGGAGGCGGTGCACCGTAGCCCTGGAGGGTGGGTGGCGGTGGCGGTGGCGGCGGGACGGCGACGGGCGCGGATCCGATCCCGACAGCCAGTGCCGCGGAACCGGCGGCTGCGCCCGCGCCTGCGCTGGCAGCGGTGGCGGGGCGCGGGCCGGCCGCGTCGTACCCGGCGAACAGATCGGTGAGCCCCGCCGGGGGTTCGCGCCAGCCGGAAGGCGCCGGGCCGGGCTGACGGCGTCCGATCCGGATCGATCGGAGCGTGGGCAGATCGGTGCGGCGCCGCAGGTCGGCGGTGGACAGGCCGACGCGCACGCCCCTCCAGTCCTCGCCGGTGCGCTGGGCGACCGAGGCGCGCAGCACCAGACGGCCGCTGTCATCGCCCTGACGGTGCGTGAGGCGGTAGGCGGGCACCCAGACGGCGCCCGGCACCCCGTACTCCACTTCCACTTCCACCTCCACCTCCAACTCCACATCCGGCTGCGGGTCCCCGACGCCGCTGAGGGTCAGGGCCGCCGAGACCGTGGTCGCCATGTGTGCCGACGGCGCGTCGGTGGAGGCACGGTCCAGCTTGTCCGCGGCGACCTCCAGCGCGTGCTCCGCCCGCCGCAGCTCCTCCTCCAGCTCGACGAGCCGGGCATGAAGGCCCGTCAGCCGCTCGTCGACGAAGTCGGCGAGCTCAAGCCACGCGTCGGCCGGGGTGCGGCGGTGCGGGTCCTCGCGCTTACGGGCCGGCGGGACCGGGCGCAACGCCCCGACCTCTTCGATCAGGCCCCGCTGCCGGTCCCGGCGCCCCTCCGCAGCCGCGTACTCGTCGTGCAGCCGTTCGACCTCACGCCGCAGCCCATCGGGGGTGCAGGCGGCAGCGGGGGTATGGGGGGCGGCAGGCTCGGCCTCCACTTCCACCTCTACCCGAGCCTCGACGACCCGCACACCGGAGGCGCCGAGGACACGGGCCCGCAGAGAACCCGTATCGAGTGAGCGGGGCAGCCCCGTGACCCGCACCCGACCGTCGGGCGGCACGCTGCCCCGGGCCAGCCGACGGCAGACCGCGCCCTGCGCGTAGACCACCACCGAATCGAGGGTCGACTCCCACCGCTGCGCCGTCTCAGCCGTCATCCGCCCCGCCCCCGCCGCGTCAAATGCCGAGCGAAGCCTACGTCAGGGGTCGACCCGTCCGCGTAGGGGCGGACGGCAGTGCCCGTCGTACGGGACGGTGGTCCGGTCGGGCGGCGAGGCCGATTCCGAGGCGTTCACGGAGACGTGGTGGGCCACGGAGACGCGGTGGTCACGGAGGCGCGGTGGGTCATCGGTCCGGGCGACGCCGGCCGGTGTGTCCGCTTCGGACTCCGCCCGCCGCCCGGACCGATGGCCCGAGTCGGATCAGAACTCCAGCACCGCCTGCACCGGCAGGTGGTCGCTGGGGAACTGGCCGTTCTTGGAGAAGGTGTTGATGGCGGCGTAGCGGGTGCGGACGTCAGGCGACGTGAGGATCCAGTCGATCCGGTCACCGTCGGGAGTGAGGGGGCGGTAGCCGTGGAAGGTCGCGTAGAGCGCGCTGCGCCGCTCGGCGACGTCCCAGGTGTCCAGGAGGGCGCCGCCGTTGAGCATGGTGTCGTAGGCGGGGTTCTTGTGGGCGGCGGCGTTGAAGTCGCCCATGACGATGCGGGGCAGGGCGGCGTCAAGGCCGCCCAGACGCTCGGTGATCAGCGCCGCCGAGTGCTCGCGCGCGCTCTGGCCGACGTGGTCGAAGTGCGTGTTGACGGCGTAGAACTCACGGCCCGTGCGCCGGTCCCGGAAGCGGACCCAGGTGACCATGCGCGTGATGGCGGCGTCCCAGCCCTTGGAGGCGATCACGTTCGGGGTCTCGGAGAGCCAGAAGTGGTCGTACTCGAGCGGGTCGAGGCGGGTCGAGTCGTAGAAGACCGTCATGAACTCGCCGTGGCTGCCGCCCTCGCGGCCGGTGCCGATCGCGGCGTAGCGCGAGCCGAGGTCGGCCTCGATGTCCCGCAGCTGGTCGTACAGCCCCTCCTGGGTGCCGATCAGGTGCGGCTCCTCGTGGCGCAGCAGCTCCCGCATGACCGGGCGGCGCTCGGCCCAGGAGTTGGGCGTGGTGGCGCTGGCGTAGCGGAGGTTGAAGCTCATCACGCGCAGCGGTCGGCCACCGTCTCCGCTTTTGGTCCCGGCGCTCACGGCCTGGGCGGACTCGGCGGCCTGGGCCGCCGAGGTGCCGTAGGCGGCGATCGGCAGGGCCAGGGCCGCCGCGGCCGCGGCCTTGATGCCATGACGGCGAGAGATGGGGGATGCGGACATGTGCACTCCAGACTTCTGGTACGGGCCGGGGCCGGCCACGGAGAGTCTCAGACGGCCTTGTGTGGCGGACGTGGCCTGCGCGGGACCGAAGTCGGAACACCGGGTGGCGTACGGCCCGGTACGACGGAACCGCTCCCGCCCCGGCACCCGGCACCCGGCACCCGGCGCCGCACCGCGGGCCGGCGCCCGCCCGGCCGTCGCGCACCGCGAGGCCGCCCTGGCCGCGGTCACCGAAGAACCTCGGCTGCGCATGGGCGATTTGCGGACCGTCGACACGTCGTGAGATCCGGCAGCTTTCGAGCCGGTGGCCACTGGCGTCTACGCCTACGACCGGGGCCGCACGCTCTTCGGCGATCCAGTCGCGCACCGGACAGTCCGCACGGTTCTCCGGCCCGCCTGCGGTCGGCGCGGCACCCCCCTGCCGCGATGCGGCACTCGTACGCCCATGAGGCCCACCGCCTGGGGGTGATCCGCACGGGGCGGCAGCGCCTCCACCACACCCGCGGGGTCCGCGGCGGCGAAGCGGCGGGCCGTAGGCCGACGGCGGTGGTCGGGCCCCGGTGAGCGGTAGCTGACCGCCGACTGCGCATGGCCTACCGCACGCAGAGCGCGGTCGAGCACACGCCCGGTGCGGGAGAAACGGGAGCGCGTGGACTGGATGACGGGACCATCCGGGTCTGCCGGACCGGCAGACGCCCGGTCATTCCTGGCTATTGACGCGCATGCCGGGCGCCCGCGCCAGGGAGTCGGGGTCCGACTGCTCCGCGCGTGCAGGAGTGAGCTCTTCCTCAGCCCAGACGATCTTGCCGCCCAGTGTCGGGCGGGAGCCCCATCTGCGGGACAGCTGGGCGACCAGGAAGAGACCGCGGCCGTTCTCGTCGGCGGTCTGTGCGTGACGCGGACGCGGGGAGTCGGCGTCGGTGTCGGACACCTCACAGGTCAGGGCCTGATGCTGGATCAGGCGCAGACCGATCGGGCCCGTGCCGTGGCGCACGGCGTTGGTGACCAGTTCGCTGACGATCAGGTTCGTGGGGTCCTCAAGACTTTTCAGACCCCATTGGGCCAGCTGACCTGCTGCCAGTTTCCGGGCACGGCGGACAGCGGTCCGGTCGCGGGGCAGCGTCCAGGAGGCGACCTGGTCGGGGCTGAGCGTTCGGGTGCGGACGAGGAGCAAGGTGACGTCGTCGCAAGCCGTCTGCCCCTGGAAGGGCTCCGTTGCGCGGGCGCAGAGGTCTTCCAGGGATCGATCCGGTTGTGCGAGGGCGGTGCCCAGGCGGTGCATTCCCACGTCGATGTCGTGGTCACGGGTCTCGATCAGGCCGTCGGTGTACAGGGCGAGGAGGGTTCCCTCGGCCAGTTCCAGCTCGACGGCCTCGAAGGGGACGCCCAGACCGATGCCGAGTGGGGCTCCGGTGGGCAGGTCGGGGAAGGTGACCCGGCCCTGCGGGTCGACGATCGCGGGCGGGGGATGCCCGGCCCTCGCCATCGTGCACATGCGGGTGACCGGGTCGTAGACGGCGTACAGACAGGTGGCGCCCACCACCGCGGGGGCCTGGTCCGGCGCGTCGGCGTCTTCTCCGACCAGCCGCTGGACCGTGTCGTCGAGGCGGGCCAGCAGCTCGTCGGGGGGCAGTTCCATGTCGGCGAGCGTGTGGACGGCGGTACGGAGCCTGCCCATGGTCGCGGCGGCGTTGATGCCGTGCCCCACCACGTCACCGACGACGAGGGCCACCCGGGCGCCGGACAGCGGGATCACATCGAACCAGTCGCCCCCGACACCGCGGTCCATGTCGGCGGGCAGGTAGCGCGAGGCCGCCTCGACCGCCATACCGCCCCTCAAGCGGTGCGGGAGCAGGTTGCGCTGGAGCGCCAGGGCCGTGGTCTGCTCGCGCGCGTACTGGCGTGCGTTGTTCAACGACTGCGCGACGCGGCTGACGAGTTCCTCGGCCAGGAGCAGGTCGGCCTCCTGGAACGGCACCGGGTCTTCGGTGCGGATGAACAATGCCATGCCCAGCAGGACGCGCCGCGCACGGATGGGTACGACCATCAGCGAGTGCATGCCGTTCTCACGGATCTTCGGCGCCCGTATCGGATCCCGGTCGATCCAGGTGCCCGGAGCGGTGTCCACGATCGGCTCCAGATGGGGCTTCCCGGTGCCGAGGACGTCGGAGACGGGTGAGGCGGGCGGCACGGGAATCGGCTCACCGCGCGCCCACGGGGATTCCGGGACTCCTTCGCGGATCGAGGCCAGACCGGCGCGCCGGAATACGGGGAGGCGCTCGCCCACCGAGCCGATGCGGACCGGGGCGCCCTCGCCGAACGGGACGGACTGCTCCAGGTCCACGGCGACGAAGTCGGCGAACAGCGGCACGGCGAGATCGGCCAGTTCCTGACTGATCTGCATCACGTCCAGGGTCATGCCGAGGCGCGTGCCTGCCTCACGGAGGGTGGCGAGCCGCTCGCGCGCGAGCTGGCTCTCGATGACGTCGACGCTGATGACGCATACCCCGACCGCTCGGCCGTCGGCGCCTCGGAAACAGGAGAACGAAACCGCGAACGGGTGCTCCGGGCCCAGACTCGTCGGCAGCCAGGTCCGGTACTCGTGGACCTTGGTAG from Streptomyces sp. FIT100 includes these protein-coding regions:
- a CDS encoding DUF4139 domain-containing protein, yielding MTAETAQRWESTLDSVVVYAQGAVCRRLARGSVPPDGRVRVTGLPRSLDTGSLRARVLGASGVRVVEARVEVEVEAEPAAPHTPAAACTPDGLRREVERLHDEYAAAEGRRDRQRGLIEEVGALRPVPPARKREDPHRRTPADAWLELADFVDERLTGLHARLVELEEELRRAEHALEVAADKLDRASTDAPSAHMATTVSAALTLSGVGDPQPDVELEVEVEVEVEYGVPGAVWVPAYRLTHRQGDDSGRLVLRASVAQRTGEDWRGVRVGLSTADLRRRTDLPTLRSIRIGRRQPGPAPSGWREPPAGLTDLFAGYDAAGPRPATAASAGAGAAAGSAALAVGIGSAPVAVPPPPPPPPTLQGYGAPPPRLPVPGAAAADPTREAVGGGGPGPAPTARSRPGGGARPGSASLAAPAPMAPAAPGGAAPAPPPEPVTGPPRPSGAELDYAALVLSGPDEQRSRRGRLFPASAGDLVTAEYRRRAEAVAALPLPGHAVRPRESAGSFDHRFDAAARADIPSDGTWHTVTVTEIPVGLRTEYVCVPSVEETVYATLALSNATDRALLAGPVEVTVDDDFVLTAALPTLAPGGVRRVGLGPAEAIRVTRRTEMHESASGLRNHITVLDHRVHVELANRLGRPVTVEVRERVPVSSEPDVRIEERADWKAPVAGEGPEHHAPGTRLWRVDLPAGGTAALDGGYEIRIPAGKAIAGGNRRS
- a CDS encoding endonuclease/exonuclease/phosphatase family protein, with product MSASPISRRHGIKAAAAAALALPIAAYGTSAAQAAESAQAVSAGTKSGDGGRPLRVMSFNLRYASATTPNSWAERRPVMRELLRHEEPHLIGTQEGLYDQLRDIEADLGSRYAAIGTGREGGSHGEFMTVFYDSTRLDPLEYDHFWLSETPNVIASKGWDAAITRMVTWVRFRDRRTGREFYAVNTHFDHVGQSAREHSAALITERLGGLDAALPRIVMGDFNAAAHKNPAYDTMLNGGALLDTWDVAERRSALYATFHGYRPLTPDGDRIDWILTSPDVRTRYAAINTFSKNGQFPSDHLPVQAVLEF
- a CDS encoding SpoIIE family protein phosphatase, with product MSAYEVSESAIALLDEQGIVVAWTQAAERLVGYCAQDMVGGSVALLLPSFGEAATMSVFVKQCRAQNGWSGASAVRHRDGRLLDVSLRISVLHGQDGTARWLVSMSDAGARTGDAVNGAVRGSLLTRAPIGISVRDPQLRGVWVNDTMESHDGIPRDRRLGHRLTDTMPSVKAEALEAVMQQVLASGTTKVHEYRTWLPTSLGPEHPFAVSFSCFRGADGRAVGVCVISVDVIESQLARERLATLREAGTRLGMTLDVMQISQELADLAVPLFADFVAVDLEQSVPFGEGAPVRIGSVGERLPVFRRAGLASIREGVPESPWARGEPIPVPPASPVSDVLGTGKPHLEPIVDTAPGTWIDRDPIRAPKIRENGMHSLMVVPIRARRVLLGMALFIRTEDPVPFQEADLLLAEELVSRVAQSLNNARQYAREQTTALALQRNLLPHRLRGGMAVEAASRYLPADMDRGVGGDWFDVIPLSGARVALVVGDVVGHGINAAATMGRLRTAVHTLADMELPPDELLARLDDTVQRLVGEDADAPDQAPAVVGATCLYAVYDPVTRMCTMARAGHPPPAIVDPQGRVTFPDLPTGAPLGIGLGVPFEAVELELAEGTLLALYTDGLIETRDHDIDVGMHRLGTALAQPDRSLEDLCARATEPFQGQTACDDVTLLLVRTRTLSPDQVASWTLPRDRTAVRRARKLAAGQLAQWGLKSLEDPTNLIVSELVTNAVRHGTGPIGLRLIQHQALTCEVSDTDADSPRPRHAQTADENGRGLFLVAQLSRRWGSRPTLGGKIVWAEEELTPARAEQSDPDSLARAPGMRVNSQE